In Sphingomonas sp. Leaf357, a single genomic region encodes these proteins:
- a CDS encoding CsbD family protein: protein MDTHEITGGIKQAAGTVEESFGRATGDRATELSGAARKVAGQVEGAYGDAVDITRSTIGHSPLLSLGLTAVAAFTLGALVSGFARSAPPAPPARRKR from the coding sequence ATGGACACGCATGAAATCACCGGTGGGATCAAGCAGGCCGCCGGCACGGTCGAGGAAAGCTTCGGTCGCGCGACCGGCGACCGCGCCACGGAATTGTCGGGCGCGGCGCGCAAGGTCGCAGGACAGGTCGAGGGGGCTTATGGCGACGCCGTCGACATCACCCGATCGACCATCGGCCACAGCCCGTTGCTGTCGCTCGGCCTGACCGCCGTCGCGGCGTTCACGCTCGGCGCGTTGGTCTCGGGTTTCGCCCGCAGCGCACCCCCCGCGCCGCCGGCCCGGCGCAAGCGCTGA
- a CDS encoding entericidin A/B family lipoprotein has translation MTNKTIALVSALAALSLSACNTVNGAGKDMKSAGSAVSKSSGKDGKKN, from the coding sequence ATGACCAACAAGACGATCGCCCTCGTTTCCGCGCTTGCCGCCCTGTCGCTGTCGGCGTGCAACACCGTCAACGGCGCCGGCAAGGACATGAAATCGGCCGGCAGCGCCGTCTCCAAATCGTCCGGCAAGGACGGCAAGAAGAACTAG
- a CDS encoding serine hydrolase domain-containing protein has translation MRILKTAWVALLLSVPADAQIVAQPSAGAYQRAVAAGYKAALYCSGLFNAGRTPSQIDADELAGIYPEYDAIVPTLTADVDRGRRSVAVAFDPNLPPRRSTWSEGHGCVSLPIGSMAPAGATSARASGIAGADARRWPQGDAGIVPHPSAALAQVVGKAFEAAYGVGSKTIGVVVVQDGRIVAERYGHGFGPFVSNRTWSVGKSIAGTLIGMANAGAIDAPVSIPQWRAGDPRRAIRLDHLLRMASGLHSDTAGNRTDAVYFGGGTVDEQTVSWPLEALPGTRFRYANNDILLAVYATRLAIGEERYRALPERLFGTLGMSHTVAETDWHGNYILSSQIWSTARDLARLGLFWSQDGAWAGQRLLPEGWMRRITTASGPQPANGPGYGATMWLFGPKQGLPEGTFAAQGNRGQYVMVIPSRRLVIVRRGEDPGMARFDIARFASDIAAALQPG, from the coding sequence ATGCGGATCCTCAAAACAGCCTGGGTCGCCCTGCTCCTGTCGGTGCCGGCCGATGCCCAGATCGTCGCTCAGCCGTCCGCCGGGGCCTATCAGCGCGCGGTGGCGGCCGGCTACAAGGCCGCGCTCTATTGCTCCGGACTGTTCAACGCCGGCCGCACGCCCAGCCAGATCGATGCCGACGAACTGGCCGGCATCTATCCCGAATATGACGCCATCGTGCCGACGCTGACGGCGGACGTGGATCGCGGACGCCGCTCGGTCGCGGTGGCGTTCGATCCGAACCTGCCGCCGCGCCGATCGACCTGGTCCGAAGGCCATGGCTGCGTGAGCCTGCCGATCGGCAGCATGGCCCCCGCCGGCGCCACGTCGGCACGCGCGTCGGGCATCGCGGGCGCGGATGCCCGGCGCTGGCCGCAGGGCGACGCCGGCATCGTGCCGCACCCGTCCGCCGCGCTGGCCCAGGTCGTCGGCAAGGCGTTCGAGGCTGCGTACGGCGTCGGCAGCAAGACGATCGGCGTGGTCGTGGTGCAGGATGGCCGCATCGTCGCCGAGCGTTATGGCCACGGTTTCGGGCCGTTCGTGTCCAACCGCACCTGGTCCGTCGGCAAGTCGATCGCCGGCACGCTGATCGGCATGGCCAATGCGGGCGCGATCGATGCCCCCGTGTCGATCCCGCAGTGGCGGGCCGGTGATCCACGCCGGGCGATCAGGCTCGATCACCTGCTGCGCATGGCCTCCGGCCTGCACAGCGACACCGCGGGCAACCGCACCGACGCGGTCTATTTCGGCGGCGGCACCGTCGACGAGCAAACGGTGTCCTGGCCCCTGGAAGCTCTGCCGGGCACCCGCTTCCGCTATGCCAACAACGATATCCTTCTGGCGGTGTATGCCACACGCCTGGCGATCGGTGAGGAGCGCTATCGCGCATTGCCGGAGCGTCTGTTCGGTACGCTTGGCATGTCGCACACCGTCGCGGAGACCGATTGGCACGGCAATTACATCCTCTCCAGTCAGATCTGGTCGACGGCACGCGATCTGGCCCGGCTGGGGTTGTTCTGGTCGCAGGACGGGGCCTGGGCAGGGCAGCGCCTGCTACCCGAGGGATGGATGCGCCGGATCACGACGGCCAGCGGCCCGCAGCCGGCGAACGGGCCGGGCTATGGCGCGACGATGTGGCTGTTCGGCCCGAAACAGGGCCTTCCAGAAGGCACCTTCGCGGCCCAGGGCAATCGCGGGCAATATGTGATGGTCATCCCGTCGCGGCGTTTGGTGATCGTCCGGCGTGGCGAGGATCCCGGCATGGCCCGCTTCGATATCGCCCGCTTCGCCTCGGATATTGCCGCCGCGCTACAGCCGGGGTGA
- a CDS encoding M10 family metallopeptidase C-terminal domain-containing protein: MSYVTRTDSGTTTATEDWITDFSPAEGDRIDLSALSPLRPLVFVGTAAFTGVGQVRARYDGGETLVEIDLGGDATPDMVIRLSGRIPLSAGDFKPSAS; encoded by the coding sequence ATCTCCTATGTCACCCGCACCGATAGCGGCACCACCACCGCGACCGAGGACTGGATCACCGATTTCTCGCCGGCGGAGGGCGACCGGATCGATCTTTCCGCGCTTTCGCCGCTCCGGCCGCTGGTGTTCGTCGGTACGGCCGCGTTCACCGGTGTCGGTCAGGTGCGGGCGCGGTACGATGGCGGCGAGACGCTGGTCGAGATCGACCTCGGTGGCGACGCGACACCCGATATGGTCATCCGCCTGAGCGGGCGCATCCCGCTTTCCGCCGGCGATTTCAAGCCGAGCGCCAGTTGA
- a CDS encoding MFS transporter, giving the protein MAGFWAAKGGAARWIIVAMVFVAIMLNYVDRQILALLKPTLEAQFAWSDQDYANMGTAFQVATAFAFLGTGWFLDRVGLRIGFALGVLVWSLAGMAHAFATTVPAFFAARILLGAAESVGTPAAVKSAATYFNHKDRQIALGIGNTAPNIGAIITPLFIPAIAVAYGWQAAFLLAGGLGIVWVIVWFAIRVKPVALDAVAPAPVPWLTVLRSRETLAIAIAKVLSDQVWFFMLLWLPDLFHRLFGMKQGTLGLPVALVYVLAACGALTGGFVPSRLMAAGWSVNRARKTAMLGYALLVLPVVFVQSVGSPWAAALLLGLVLFAHQGFSTNVFGLTTDITPARSVGSRIGIAAFCGNLCSIGMIQFQAHALSAGWGYAPALAICAGSYLAALGVIHLLIPVIVPIDEAERGDGLLAAH; this is encoded by the coding sequence ATGGCGGGTTTCTGGGCGGCGAAGGGCGGCGCGGCGCGCTGGATCATCGTGGCGATGGTGTTCGTCGCGATCATGCTCAACTATGTCGATCGCCAGATCCTCGCGTTGCTGAAACCCACGCTGGAGGCGCAGTTCGCCTGGTCCGACCAGGATTACGCGAATATGGGCACGGCGTTCCAGGTCGCGACCGCGTTCGCGTTTCTCGGTACCGGCTGGTTCCTCGATCGCGTCGGCTTGCGCATCGGCTTTGCGCTCGGCGTATTGGTCTGGAGCTTGGCCGGCATGGCACACGCCTTCGCGACCACGGTGCCGGCCTTCTTCGCCGCGCGCATCCTGTTGGGAGCCGCCGAATCGGTCGGCACCCCGGCGGCGGTCAAATCCGCAGCGACCTATTTCAACCACAAGGATCGCCAGATCGCTTTGGGCATCGGCAATACCGCGCCCAACATCGGCGCGATCATCACGCCTCTTTTCATTCCGGCAATCGCGGTGGCGTATGGGTGGCAGGCCGCGTTCCTGCTCGCCGGGGGCTTGGGCATCGTCTGGGTGATCGTGTGGTTCGCGATCCGGGTGAAGCCGGTCGCGCTCGATGCGGTCGCCCCGGCCCCGGTGCCGTGGCTGACCGTGCTGCGCAGTCGCGAGACCTTGGCGATCGCCATCGCCAAGGTGCTGTCGGATCAGGTGTGGTTCTTCATGCTGCTCTGGCTGCCCGATCTGTTCCACCGGTTGTTCGGGATGAAGCAGGGGACGCTCGGCCTGCCGGTGGCGCTCGTCTATGTGCTGGCGGCGTGCGGCGCTTTGACCGGCGGGTTCGTCCCCTCGCGGCTGATGGCGGCGGGGTGGAGCGTCAATCGCGCGCGCAAGACGGCGATGCTCGGCTATGCCCTGCTCGTCCTGCCGGTCGTGTTCGTGCAGAGCGTCGGCAGCCCCTGGGCGGCGGCGTTGCTGCTCGGGCTCGTGCTGTTCGCGCATCAGGGCTTCTCGACCAACGTGTTCGGCCTGACGACGGATATCACCCCGGCGCGCTCGGTCGGCTCGCGGATCGGCATCGCGGCGTTCTGCGGCAATCTGTGTTCGATCGGGATGATCCAGTTCCAGGCCCACGCGCTGTCGGCCGGCTGGGGCTATGCGCCGGCGCTGGCGATCTGTGCCGGGTCGTATCTGGCGGCGCTGGGCGTGATCCACCTGCTGATCCCGGTGATCGTGCCGATCGACGAGGCCGAACGCGGCGACGGATTGCTGGCGGCGCATTGA
- a CDS encoding YeiH family protein produces the protein MTTISRRPLPMAADLYGDIEPSPKATWRGYLPGLVIVAAGTLAAAFISDHYGAPLTLMALLIGLALNFLSADTRLTPGLAFASRSLLRWGIVLVGVRITFGQIVALGPVALLCVLGIVALTIGAGILAARKFGFDTAFGTLAGGAVAICGASAAMALATTLGEKRASQAQLTMVLVGISALSASAMVLYPIVAHALHMSDLRAGFLLGAAIHDVAQALGAGYSYSDTAGGIAAIVKLTRVALLAPVLAIVALFLRGDASRAKGPGIPWFVVGFFVLAGVNSFGVIPVVLAKSAEQIAAGLLAAAVTATAIRSPLSQLLEAGPKPLFVILAATLVAFALSLGAAMLLIG, from the coding sequence ATGACGACTATATCAAGACGCCCCCTGCCGATGGCCGCGGACCTGTACGGCGATATCGAGCCATCCCCCAAGGCGACGTGGCGCGGCTATCTTCCGGGTCTGGTGATCGTCGCGGCGGGGACGCTGGCGGCGGCGTTCATCTCGGATCATTATGGCGCGCCGCTGACGCTGATGGCGTTGCTGATCGGACTCGCGCTCAACTTCCTCAGCGCCGACACACGGCTGACCCCCGGCCTGGCCTTCGCCTCGCGCTCGCTGCTGCGCTGGGGCATCGTGCTGGTCGGCGTGCGCATCACCTTCGGGCAGATCGTGGCGCTGGGGCCGGTGGCGTTGCTGTGCGTGCTGGGAATCGTCGCGCTGACGATCGGCGCGGGGATTCTCGCGGCGCGCAAGTTCGGCTTCGACACGGCGTTCGGTACGCTGGCGGGCGGGGCGGTGGCGATCTGCGGCGCGTCGGCGGCGATGGCGCTGGCGACGACCCTGGGCGAGAAGCGCGCCAGCCAGGCGCAGCTGACGATGGTGCTGGTCGGGATTTCCGCGCTCTCGGCCAGCGCGATGGTGCTGTACCCGATCGTCGCGCACGCCTTGCACATGAGCGACCTGCGCGCCGGCTTCCTGCTCGGCGCGGCGATCCACGATGTCGCGCAGGCGCTGGGCGCGGGCTATTCCTATTCCGACACGGCCGGCGGCATCGCGGCGATCGTCAAGCTGACCCGGGTCGCGTTGCTCGCGCCGGTGCTGGCGATCGTGGCGCTGTTCCTGCGCGGCGATGCGTCGCGCGCCAAAGGGCCGGGCATTCCCTGGTTCGTCGTGGGCTTCTTCGTATTGGCCGGGGTCAATTCGTTCGGCGTGATCCCGGTGGTGCTCGCCAAGAGCGCGGAGCAGATCGCCGCCGGCCTGCTGGCGGCGGCGGTGACCGCGACGGCGATCCGATCGCCTCTGTCGCAATTGCTGGAGGCCGGGCCGAAACCGTTGTTCGTGATCCTGGCGGCGACATTGGTGGCGTTCGCGCTGTCGCTGGGCGCGGCGATGCTGCTGATCGGCTAG
- a CDS encoding LacI family DNA-binding transcriptional regulator — protein sequence MRVTIKDVSREAGVSIKTVSRVLNKERYVGEDTRERVQAAVALLNFRPSTAARSLAGKRSFQIALICDNPSPYYVYEMQSGIRDRCVADGVRMIAQPYDRDSATLIDDVESLVDATSVDGLILTPPVTDYPAVLDLLARRGVRFVRVSPGGDPGLTSSSFIDNLRAAKVMTEHLIGLGHRRIGFVKGHPDYATSAHRLNGYLAALADAGIAQDAALIRGGSFDFASGSRAAEALLDLSQPPSAIFASSDDMAAGVLAAAHKRGVRVPKQLSVAGFDDTALAAVVWPPLTTIRQPTRKMGYQAADLLLMGDDAPVEQREVPFELVVRDSTGPALT from the coding sequence GTGCGCGTGACCATCAAGGACGTATCCCGCGAAGCGGGGGTCTCGATCAAGACGGTATCGCGCGTGCTCAACAAGGAACGCTATGTCGGCGAGGATACGCGCGAACGGGTGCAGGCCGCCGTCGCCCTGCTCAATTTCCGCCCCAGCACGGCGGCGCGCTCGCTGGCCGGCAAGCGCAGTTTCCAGATCGCGTTGATCTGCGACAATCCCAGCCCGTATTACGTGTACGAGATGCAGTCGGGCATCCGCGACCGCTGCGTGGCGGACGGGGTGCGGATGATCGCGCAACCCTATGATCGCGATTCGGCGACCTTGATCGACGATGTCGAGAGCTTGGTCGATGCGACCAGCGTCGACGGCCTGATCCTGACCCCGCCGGTGACCGATTATCCGGCGGTGCTGGATCTGCTGGCGCGGCGCGGCGTGCGCTTCGTCCGCGTGTCGCCGGGCGGGGATCCGGGGCTGACCTCGTCGAGCTTCATCGACAATCTGCGCGCGGCGAAAGTGATGACTGAACATCTGATCGGGCTCGGCCACCGTCGCATCGGCTTCGTGAAGGGGCATCCCGATTACGCGACCAGCGCGCATCGCCTGAATGGCTACCTCGCTGCGCTGGCGGACGCGGGGATCGCGCAGGATGCCGCCCTGATCCGGGGCGGCAGCTTCGATTTCGCCTCGGGGTCGCGCGCGGCGGAGGCCCTGCTCGATCTGTCACAGCCGCCGAGTGCGATCTTCGCGTCGAGCGACGACATGGCCGCCGGCGTGCTGGCGGCGGCGCACAAGCGCGGCGTGCGCGTGCCCAAGCAACTGTCGGTCGCCGGGTTCGACGATACCGCGCTCGCCGCGGTGGTGTGGCCACCGCTCACCACGATCCGCCAGCCGACTCGCAAGATGGGCTATCAGGCGGCGGACCTGCTGTTGATGGGCGACGATGCCCCGGTCGAGCAGCGCGAAGTGCCGTTCGAACTGGTGGTGCGCGATTCGACCGGGCCCGCGCTGACCTGA
- a CDS encoding transglycosylase domain-containing protein, giving the protein MRPYPFDPATAPPAQSSSQSTAWPPRGSESAVPMPPSDLPPPDQGPRDPFDRPAPYRGSRWRWPMRIAGAGIVLFVLAVIWLAFTAPLSKSLEPLTPPSITLLADDNSPIARRGAIIGQPVDAAKLPANVTNAFLAIEDRRFKSHWGVDPRGIARAFWHNVTSSGRSQGGSTITQQLAKNAFLDSDRTAARKIREVMIAFWLEAWLSKDEILSRYLSNVYFGDNVYGLTAAAKHYFNRAPDDLSIAQSAMLAGLVKAPSKLAPTVNLQGARDRQKLVVAAMADAGFISKDEAERVRPARLSTNSIKPLPDGTYFADWVLPEARDRAGEIARETTVKTTLDRRLQTAAERAVRSAGLRQAQVAIVAMRPDGRVVAMVGGKNYADSPFNRATQARRQPGSAFKLFVYLAAMREGLTPDSMIEDEPVTIADWSPKNSDGRYEGKITLRRAFAKSSNVAAARLIQQVGVKNVIRAARDLGITTPIASEATIALGTSTVSLLELTSAYAAVAAQSYPVRARGIEAAGDRSWYQTLTDRSHPLTGDVRDHMLDLLSASAETGTGRQAALSVKTYGKTGTTQDSRDALFVGFANDLVVGVWVGNDDNTPNAGLSGGGIPARVWRDFMMRALRVGPAVAPEADPVMDDSEGGNLFGIDGLEVPEGDIEGLGLNLHVGPDGSIEINRSNDRDRGPPPRRDDRAPRDEPFPDEEQ; this is encoded by the coding sequence ATGCGTCCTTACCCTTTCGATCCTGCGACCGCGCCACCGGCCCAATCGTCGAGCCAGTCCACGGCTTGGCCGCCGCGCGGCTCCGAATCGGCCGTGCCCATGCCGCCGAGCGACCTTCCGCCGCCCGACCAGGGCCCACGCGATCCGTTCGATCGTCCAGCGCCGTATCGGGGATCGCGCTGGCGCTGGCCGATGCGGATCGCCGGGGCGGGAATCGTATTGTTCGTGCTGGCGGTGATTTGGCTCGCCTTCACCGCGCCCCTCTCCAAATCGCTCGAACCGCTGACCCCACCGAGCATTACGTTGCTGGCCGATGACAATAGCCCGATCGCGCGGCGCGGCGCGATCATCGGGCAACCGGTCGACGCGGCGAAGCTGCCCGCCAACGTCACCAACGCCTTCCTCGCGATCGAGGACCGACGCTTCAAATCGCATTGGGGCGTCGATCCGCGCGGCATCGCCCGCGCCTTCTGGCACAACGTCACGTCGAGCGGACGCAGCCAGGGCGGCAGCACGATCACGCAGCAGCTCGCCAAGAACGCGTTCCTCGATTCGGACCGCACCGCCGCGCGCAAGATCCGCGAAGTGATGATCGCCTTCTGGCTGGAGGCGTGGCTGTCGAAGGACGAGATCCTGTCGCGCTATCTGTCGAACGTCTATTTCGGCGACAACGTCTACGGCCTGACTGCGGCGGCGAAGCATTATTTCAACCGCGCGCCGGACGATCTGTCGATCGCCCAGTCGGCGATGCTCGCCGGTCTCGTCAAGGCACCGTCCAAGCTCGCCCCCACCGTCAACCTGCAAGGCGCGCGCGACCGGCAGAAGCTGGTCGTCGCGGCGATGGCCGATGCCGGGTTCATCAGCAAGGACGAGGCGGAACGGGTGCGCCCGGCGCGGCTATCGACCAACAGCATCAAGCCGCTGCCCGACGGCACCTATTTCGCCGACTGGGTGCTTCCCGAAGCGCGCGATCGTGCCGGCGAGATCGCGCGCGAGACGACCGTGAAGACGACGCTCGACCGCCGGTTGCAGACCGCCGCCGAGCGCGCGGTGCGCAGCGCCGGCCTGCGCCAGGCGCAGGTCGCGATCGTCGCGATGCGCCCGGATGGCCGCGTCGTCGCGATGGTCGGCGGCAAGAATTACGCCGACAGCCCGTTCAACCGCGCCACCCAGGCGCGCCGCCAGCCCGGATCGGCATTCAAGCTGTTCGTCTATCTCGCCGCGATGCGCGAAGGGCTGACGCCGGATTCGATGATCGAGGACGAGCCGGTGACGATCGCCGACTGGAGCCCGAAGAACAGCGACGGCCGCTACGAGGGCAAGATCACGCTGCGGCGCGCGTTCGCCAAATCGAGCAACGTCGCGGCCGCGCGGCTGATCCAGCAGGTCGGCGTGAAGAACGTCATCCGCGCCGCGCGCGATCTCGGCATCACCACGCCGATCGCCAGCGAGGCGACGATCGCGCTGGGCACCTCGACCGTATCATTGCTCGAACTGACCTCGGCCTATGCCGCGGTCGCCGCGCAGAGCTATCCGGTGCGCGCGCGCGGAATCGAGGCGGCGGGAGATCGCAGCTGGTATCAGACGCTCACCGATCGCTCGCATCCGCTGACCGGCGACGTGCGCGACCATATGCTCGACCTGCTCTCCGCCTCGGCCGAGACCGGTACCGGACGGCAGGCGGCCTTGTCGGTCAAGACCTATGGCAAGACCGGCACCACGCAGGACAGCCGCGATGCCCTGTTCGTCGGGTTCGCCAACGACCTGGTCGTCGGCGTATGGGTCGGCAATGACGACAATACGCCGAACGCCGGTTTGTCCGGCGGCGGCATCCCGGCGCGCGTATGGCGGGATTTCATGATGCGCGCGCTTCGCGTCGGCCCGGCGGTCGCCCCCGAAGCCGATCCGGTGATGGACGACAGCGAGGGCGGCAACCTGTTCGGAATCGACGGTCTGGAAGTGCCCGAAGGCGATATCGAGGGCCTCGGCCTCAACCTGCATGTCGGCCCCGACGGCAGCATCGAGATCAACCGCTCGAACGACCGCGACCGGGGCCCGCCCCCGCGCCGCGACGATCGTGCGCCTCGCGATGAGCCGTTCCCGGACGAGGAACAATAG
- a CDS encoding SGNH/GDSL hydrolase family protein, producing the protein MAMQFIDTTAGAGDSAKAGGDKINASLQALARRTGRHAPVHCLFDGDSKYAEIKTGLQWMAAFEGLDLRFDGGELGIGGSTSGTGAGNLLSPARLATARTVLDAHSAAGRTIDYYLTIGTNDTSANLPPATVLANIRKFHEQVLRPQGCFRYLVLVSVDPRSPGSATGASYIHTINRLYDEYALANPLDVLFVDTTGMLIDPALANANGYPIPFGATAAPMPAGAVTDDGLHCSNYGKYLKRFAVAPLRDLYRRKPARSLSRALAAAGPNGSGANMVPGGRTVEIGGTISLTNNGTGAMTGTPPAGFTLSGTIDGTLGVGFAASTVTVATDGGLIPRGTWPCVRASFSGTSGANTTGIAISIVANPDRTIEIGDLVTSGALVNFNALTGILGIAVTANNPGAVSGVTIGATGVNGSPLAQAIVQAIDGPMLLEGDDVPASSAQNAFFQTLNLYLPPNTAISGSVDLLAIFAERIGPLPAATP; encoded by the coding sequence ATGGCAATGCAATTCATCGATACGACCGCCGGGGCCGGCGATTCCGCCAAGGCCGGCGGCGACAAGATCAACGCCAGCCTGCAGGCGCTCGCGCGGCGAACGGGACGCCATGCGCCGGTGCATTGCCTGTTCGACGGCGACAGCAAATACGCCGAGATCAAGACGGGCCTGCAATGGATGGCCGCGTTCGAGGGGCTGGATCTGCGCTTCGACGGCGGCGAATTGGGCATCGGTGGCAGCACCTCTGGGACGGGGGCGGGCAATCTGCTCAGCCCAGCACGCCTGGCGACGGCGCGCACCGTGCTGGACGCGCATTCGGCGGCGGGCCGCACGATCGATTATTATCTGACGATCGGCACGAACGATACGAGCGCCAACCTGCCACCCGCGACGGTGCTGGCGAATATCCGCAAGTTTCACGAGCAGGTTCTCCGACCGCAGGGCTGCTTCAGATATCTCGTGCTGGTGTCGGTCGATCCGCGGTCCCCGGGCTCGGCGACCGGTGCGTCCTACATCCATACGATCAACCGGCTGTACGACGAATATGCGCTGGCCAATCCGTTGGACGTGCTGTTCGTGGACACGACGGGCATGTTGATCGATCCGGCGCTGGCGAATGCGAATGGCTATCCGATCCCGTTCGGCGCGACGGCGGCACCCATGCCGGCCGGCGCGGTGACCGACGACGGCCTGCATTGTTCGAATTACGGAAAGTATCTCAAGCGCTTCGCGGTCGCCCCGCTGCGCGATCTGTATCGCAGGAAGCCGGCGCGAAGCCTGTCGCGCGCACTGGCGGCGGCCGGACCGAACGGCTCGGGTGCGAATATGGTGCCGGGCGGCCGGACGGTGGAGATCGGTGGGACCATCAGCCTGACGAACAACGGAACGGGTGCGATGACGGGTACGCCGCCGGCCGGCTTCACGCTGTCGGGCACGATCGACGGTACGTTGGGCGTCGGCTTCGCGGCGTCGACGGTGACGGTCGCGACGGACGGGGGGCTGATCCCACGCGGGACCTGGCCGTGCGTACGGGCCAGCTTCAGCGGAACGAGCGGCGCGAATACCACCGGCATCGCGATCAGCATCGTCGCAAATCCGGATCGCACGATCGAGATCGGTGATCTCGTGACATCGGGCGCGCTCGTCAATTTCAACGCGTTGACCGGCATTCTCGGGATCGCGGTGACGGCCAACAATCCCGGCGCGGTCAGCGGCGTGACGATCGGGGCGACCGGGGTGAACGGCTCGCCGCTGGCGCAGGCGATCGTCCAGGCGATCGACGGCCCGATGTTGCTGGAAGGCGATGATGTTCCAGCATCGTCGGCGCAGAACGCCTTTTTCCAGACGCTGAACCTGTACCTCCCGCCGAACACCGCGATCTCGGGCAGTGTGGATCTGCTGGCGATCTTTGCCGAGCGGATCGGGCCGCTTCCGGCCGCGACGCCGTAA
- a CDS encoding helix-turn-helix domain-containing protein yields MPRNLAIKSDKRDHISHNRDSQSHPEKAAFAHRLRATLERLDLSDAYFARAADIPTSTFARYKSGDSMPKGDDLFRLSDALRVSPRWLIQGDSGGESVLADVADADFVSIPRYRLAALTDTGKGEPIEMVPYRKDWLARRLGTATGLWITELPSDYEALGLEEGDAILCADIDAAGPAEKWVCIFRGSAGPFVARYSNRGIAGDRDPPDTSFVTAADLSGGETFAIARIRARMLAKL; encoded by the coding sequence ATGCCCCGCAATCTGGCAATAAAATCCGATAAACGGGACCATATATCCCATAATCGGGACAGTCAATCCCATCCGGAAAAGGCGGCGTTCGCGCACCGCCTGCGCGCGACCCTGGAGCGGCTCGATCTCAGCGACGCCTATTTCGCGCGCGCGGCGGACATCCCGACCAGCACCTTCGCGCGCTACAAGTCCGGCGACAGCATGCCGAAGGGTGATGATCTGTTCCGCCTGTCGGATGCGCTTCGCGTGTCCCCGCGCTGGCTGATCCAGGGGGATTCCGGCGGCGAATCGGTTCTGGCCGACGTGGCGGATGCGGACTTCGTTTCCATTCCACGCTACCGCCTCGCGGCTCTGACCGACACCGGCAAGGGCGAACCGATCGAGATGGTGCCGTACCGCAAGGATTGGCTCGCCCGTCGGCTCGGCACCGCCACGGGGCTGTGGATCACCGAACTGCCGTCCGATTACGAAGCGCTCGGGCTGGAGGAGGGCGATGCGATCCTCTGTGCGGATATCGATGCCGCCGGCCCGGCCGAGAAATGGGTGTGCATCTTTCGCGGATCGGCCGGGCCGTTCGTCGCGCGCTACAGCAACCGCGGCATCGCCGGGGACCGTGACCCGCCCGATACCAGCTTCGTCACTGCCGCCGACCTGAGCGGGGGAGAGACGTTCGCGATCGCGAGAATCAGGGCACGGATGCTGGCGAAATTGTAG